A window of the Henckelia pumila isolate YLH828 chromosome 3, ASM3356847v2, whole genome shotgun sequence genome harbors these coding sequences:
- the LOC140889582 gene encoding uncharacterized protein, protein MVHNSLAVTYQRPALSFPSTSASDSHRSLFCLTRKSLRFSKFKIFSKKYDAGDNGSAELFLQNNSIADFMRFKRDEHSQLQTAVVSYRKKFPWSLLQPFLQVDLVSTIHIADKEYFATLQKVLEPYDCILYEMVASRESLESRRNPDSKKMLRRSSFRGFNIIGCIQRQMANLLMLDFQLDCLDYQLENWYHADLDFETFKSLQLEKGESFITFARDMTLRSTKAIAMPAPLREDLGPWRSKLLWASRVIPMPLVGLLIIGSVCADVGSEAAENLELKALSRLDFSSALKVFLAKRLASEFSQVTADVEERSVIIGERNRAATEALDRAINAGHKKIAILYGGGHMPDLGRRLREEFDLVPSLVHWVTAWSIRNKNLTTSDSFPFLRTLAEISGWPLNRYQTLALLIFSSVLALDLWFWELFFGSTVSWISHVATDLFQYVNATPLL, encoded by the exons ATGGTCCATAATTCTCTTGCGGTAACGTACCAGAGACCAGCTCTCTCTTTCCCGTCCACTTCGGCCTCCGACTCGCATCGCTCCCTGTTTTGCTTGACAAGAAAAAGCCTTAGATTTTCCAAGTTCAAGATTTTTTCCAAGAAATATGATGCCGGTGATAATGGGTCGGCGGAGCTGTTCTTGCAGAACAATTCTATTGCAGATTTCATGAGGTTTAAGAGGGACGAACATTCCCAGTTGCAGACTGCTGTTGTTAGTTACCGCAAGAAGTTCCCTTGGTCCCTTCTTCAGCCTTTTCTTCAG GTGGACTTGGTATCAACTATTCACATTGCCGATAAGGA GTACTTCGCCACCCTTCAAAAAGTACTCGAGCCTTATGATTGTATTCTTTATGAGATGGTTGCTAGCAGAGAAAGTTTAGAAAGCAGAAGAAACCCTGATTCTAAAAAGATGCTGAGGAGATCATCTTTTAGGGGATTTAATATAATTGGATGCATTCAGAGACAGATGGCTAACCTACTTATGCTTGATTTTCAACTAGATTGTCTTGATTACCAACTTGAGAATTGGTATCATGCTGATCTGGACTTTGAAACTTTCAAGTCACTTCAG CTTGAAAAAGGTGAGAGCTTCATCACATTTGCCAGAGATATGACACTTAGATCCACTAAAGCTATAGCGATGCCTGCTCCCCTTCGAGAAGATCTTGGTCCTTGGAGATCTAAACTTTTATGGGCTTCCAGAGTGATACCTATGCCTCTTGTTGGTCTTCTCATCATTGGAAGTGTGTGCGCAGATGTGGGAAGTGAAGCAGCAGAAAATCTTGAATTAAAAGccttgtccaggcttgactttAGTTCAGCATTGAAAGTTTTCCTCGCAAAGAGGCTTGCATCTGA GTTCTCACAAGTTACAGCTGATGTGGAAGAGAGATCTGTTATTATTGGCGAGAGAAACAGAGCTGCTACCGAAGCACTTGATAGAGCAATTAATGCCGGGCACAAAAAGATTGCAATACTCTATGGGGGTGGACACATGCCAGATTTGGGACGACGCCTGCGAGAAGAATTCGACCTTGTTCCTTCCCTGGTGCATTGGGTAACAGCTTGGTCGATCAGAAATAAAAATCTTACTACTAGTGATTCTTTTCCTTTCTTGAGAACATTAGCTGAAATCTCCGGTTGGCCTTTAAACCGATACCAGACTCTTGCATTGctcatcttttcttctgtcctTGCCTTGGATCTCTGGTTCTGGGAACTATTTTTTGGTTCTACAGTAAGTTGGATTTCACATGTTGCTACAGACTTGTTTCAATATGTTAACGCCACTCCATTACTGTAA